A window of Equus przewalskii isolate Varuska chromosome 18, EquPr2, whole genome shotgun sequence contains these coding sequences:
- the WDR49 gene encoding cilia- and flagella-associated protein 337 — MRLCFLEARKNIAETGGVNLVSCGGSGYVRFWDTFKKQLLAEFLAHSGVGPIIMSIDKLNQYLATGDLDGWLKIWNIEEYCLNSSKHKITQAPALIRSFQPHEDQISSLELCELGGRSLIICSSADCSVCVTDVCGAPVWIFGQAKHWQTENCFSLPKRDPNSMESETQEESIRETPFLSKEESCVDPTEHSPLDKKNEDDSAYK, encoded by the exons ATGAGGCTTTGCTTCCTTGAAGCAAGAAAAAACATTGCAGAGACAG GAGGAGTTAACTTGGTATCATGTGGAGGATCTGGGTATGTCAGATTCTGGGATACATTTAAGAAGCAACTTCTGGCTGAATTTTTAGCTCATAGTGGAGTTGGACCCATTATCATGTCTATTGATAAGTTGAATCAATACCTCGCCACAGGAGATCTTGATGGATGGTTGAAAATCTGGAATATAGAG GAGTACTGTCTTAATTCCAGTAAGCACAAAATCACACAGGCCCCAGCTCTGATAAGATCGTTCCAACCTCATGAAGACCAGATCAGCTCCTTGGAGCTGTGTGAGCTGGGCGGCCGGTCACTGATTATCTGCTCCTCTGCAGACTGCAGCGTCTGCGTGACCGATGTCTGTGGTGCTCCCGTCTGGATCTTTGGTCAG GCAAAGCATTGGCAAACTGAAAACTGTTTTTCCCTTCCTAAAAGAGATCCTAATTCAATGGAGAGTGAGACTCAAGAAGAAAGCATAAGGGAAACTCCTTTCCTTTCTAAGGAGGAATCATGTGTAGACCCAACAGAACATTCTCCACttgataagaaaaatgaagatgactCAGCATACAAGTAA